From the genome of Salvia splendens isolate huo1 chromosome 7, SspV2, whole genome shotgun sequence:
AACTGTATATGCCTCCAATGCTTCGTTCAGAATTTCTTGTATTTGGTATGTGTTTCTAGTTCCATGATGCGTGCTTTGTTAAATTACCTATGATTTTCTGGAAACTTGGTATCTCATCAAAGTTGCTTACTGTTATAAATGATGCTTTATTCATGGGACTAGTTATGCTACTGAAACTTTTAACGCTGTGTCTTTTTATTCTAGTTGCTTCTTTATGAATGTGATCAGTAGTTCTGGTGATCCTAGAAAGAAAACAGATTCAAATTGAGCTTTTCGTCTTTTGGAATTTAGATCAACATAATGTGAGCATATTGGCTGCTGGAAATTGTGTGTATGTTATGGATTGCTTCATAGATGGTTAATACATCACAATTTGAATATTGAATACCTATTCTTGGATTCTGCAGTATGCATCTTTGTTTCATAGAGGAGAAGAACGTGCCTTACCATCCTCTCATGGGACAGCTTCTTTAAGTTCTCCATCATCGATTGATAACACTTTACCTGATATGTTTCGCCCTCCTCCAAGACCTCTGCCTTATGATGCAGATCCAAGATATTTTCGCTTGCAGCGTGATGGCCTGGTCTCTCGAAGGGAGAAAGGGTCAAGCCATGCACATGAGGAAACTGAGCCGCTAAGATCAAGTGAAGTTGATGAGGAGTCCGAATCTTTGAGTACCAAAAGCAAATGGAACAATTTTACATGTGAAGAAGCATCCAAAGAGTATAGTTCAAAATCATCACTAAAGCTCTCAACTGCCAAACCGGCGACAGGATTTGCTCATATTTATGCTTCATCAGAAGATGAAGATGTGTGCCCTACATGCCTTGAAGGTAACATCATTTCCTTCCATTATCTTTAAATCAGTTGTTGCTGT
Proteins encoded in this window:
- the LOC121742007 gene encoding E3 ubiquitin-protein ligase At3g02290-like; translation: MGAACCCLRDDWDDFSNLNNSIYRNCICLQCFVQNFLYLYASLFHRGEERALPSSHGTASLSSPSSIDNTLPDMFRPPPRPLPYDADPRYFRLQRDGLVSRREKGSSHAHEETEPLRSSEVDEESESLSTKSKWNNFTCEEASKEYSSKSSLKLSTAKPATGFAHIYASSEDEDVCPTCLEEYTKENPKILTQCSHHFHLGCIYEWMERSDNCPVCGKVMAFDETS